The following proteins come from a genomic window of Thermoproteus sp.:
- a CDS encoding DUF58 domain-containing protein, with translation MEEIARFSLAVGIPILVVAILTRNVELVPAVVFPVAVLAVFYAIYGKELKVEVHAELKNTKLKVEDEAVVDIRATSNSPGLFLYKALDDKRLVANGTPTGILYLSGSAGASTTAKAGLPGRYAPSGVEWAFYPLSLSRPIRGYVDVGEVEVRPYLLPAKIKAVATSLGAPRAPGMLAGPHSIEFLEVREYRPGDPYKLINWKAYARNPAVLYINEKLREGHSTIYIVLDASSNCRPDAIGHGASLALSIAQAATAAKFPVGLFITPSGAFLPPTDSPAGLKLFSELLMKVDLKPPWFSPTPPKADVYVYVSCRPDPLYIERLCVKSRRVVVVEVAPARGAFADIERLLAGRDAKKILCADRIVWSPPLERPAKLFRYL, from the coding sequence ATGGAGGAGATAGCTCGTTTCTCTCTCGCAGTCGGGATACCCATATTGGTGGTCGCCATACTCACGAGGAATGTCGAGCTGGTGCCGGCCGTGGTGTTCCCTGTGGCTGTCCTCGCCGTCTTTTATGCGATATACGGCAAGGAGTTGAAGGTAGAGGTACACGCCGAGCTTAAAAACACAAAATTGAAGGTAGAAGACGAGGCGGTTGTAGACATAAGGGCTACCTCCAACTCGCCCGGGCTCTTTCTGTATAAGGCGCTCGACGACAAGAGACTCGTCGCAAACGGGACCCCCACTGGAATTTTATATCTGTCGGGTTCTGCCGGAGCCAGCACGACCGCAAAGGCAGGACTTCCGGGGCGGTACGCGCCGTCGGGCGTGGAGTGGGCTTTTTACCCCCTATCGTTGTCGAGACCGATTAGGGGCTATGTAGATGTCGGTGAGGTGGAAGTTAGGCCCTACCTATTGCCCGCGAAAATCAAGGCGGTGGCGACCTCTCTAGGCGCCCCGAGGGCTCCGGGCATGTTAGCAGGTCCGCATTCCATCGAGTTCTTGGAGGTTAGAGAGTATAGACCTGGCGATCCCTATAAGTTGATAAATTGGAAGGCCTATGCGAGAAACCCAGCTGTGCTTTACATCAATGAGAAGTTGAGGGAGGGCCACAGCACGATATATATAGTCCTCGACGCCAGTTCTAACTGTAGGCCCGACGCGATAGGCCACGGCGCATCTCTCGCGTTGAGCATAGCGCAAGCCGCAACAGCCGCCAAGTTTCCAGTAGGCTTGTTCATAACGCCAAGCGGCGCCTTCTTGCCGCCTACCGACTCGCCCGCTGGGCTTAAGCTCTTTTCGGAGCTCCTAATGAAGGTCGACCTAAAGCCGCCTTGGTTCAGCCCGACTCCCCCAAAGGCCGATGTATATGTATACGTCTCCTGTAGGCCTGATCCGCTGTATATAGAGAGGCTTTGCGTCAAGTCCAGAAGGGTTGTGGTGGTCGAAGTGGCGCCCGCCAGAGGGGCTTTTGCCGACATCGAGAGACTACTGGCCGGCAGAGACGCGAAGAAAATTCTCTGTGCGGATAGGATAGTCTGGTCCCCGCCTCTTGAGAGGCCCGCCAAGCTCTTTAGATATCTATGA
- a CDS encoding nucleotidyltransferase, whose translation MEPLRRIAKAAEWGKMWQAYVAARTAVELAARAVVEMSLPRPDRCEDLPKALAGSLLGVEDADKLARVVKAAKELHKTQDVKAAERVAVDALELAEKLLKSIRRRYPAVEAKEGLRYALKAAGAKAAYSIGTGAVAVRAERALSLEEKIRLAADLSAEMGVPPERLVVSDVSEPGVLERVVKEGRIIYAEDLDEEIEWLAEKYIDYICC comes from the coding sequence ATGGAGCCCTTGAGGAGGATAGCCAAGGCGGCCGAATGGGGCAAGATGTGGCAGGCCTACGTCGCCGCCAGAACCGCCGTCGAGCTGGCCGCAAGGGCCGTAGTGGAGATGAGCCTCCCGAGGCCCGACAGATGCGAAGACCTCCCTAAGGCGCTCGCGGGGAGTCTGCTCGGCGTGGAGGACGCCGACAAGCTGGCGCGAGTCGTGAAGGCCGCCAAAGAGCTACATAAGACACAGGACGTCAAGGCGGCCGAGAGGGTCGCCGTAGATGCGCTAGAGCTCGCCGAAAAGCTCCTAAAATCCATAAGGAGGAGGTACCCCGCCGTAGAGGCCAAAGAGGGCTTGAGGTATGCCCTTAAGGCCGCGGGGGCCAAAGCCGCGTACTCCATAGGGACGGGGGCGGTGGCCGTAAGGGCCGAGAGGGCCTTGAGCCTAGAGGAGAAAATAAGGCTGGCCGCCGACCTCTCGGCGGAGATGGGAGTCCCGCCCGAGAGGCTCGTGGTGTCTGACGTCTCGGAGCCGGGCGTCCTGGAGAGGGTAGTAAAAGAGGGGAGGATAATATATGCGGAGGACCTAGACGAAGAAATTGAGTGGCTCGCCGAGAAATATATCGACTATATATGCTGTTAG
- a CDS encoding MoxR family ATPase: MSLKEAVDEIARYYIGDRAVVERVMAALIAGGHVLIEDVPGVGKTLLAKLFSRVLGLSFRRIQFTPDLLPSDIIGTKVWRREREEFETVKGPIFANVILADEINRAPPKTQAALLEAMQEMQVTIEGETYKLDRPFLVLATQNPIELEGTYPLPEAQLDRFMLRVSLGYPDDKRLLKERMAWRLDDPSELARPVLNKEGVLAAMSAVEEVEVVDEVLDYISQFASIRADRRVMAGPSPRALLSLLKAARAYALIQGRKYVIPDDVKTLAVDVLAHRVYLKPEYRLEGVDPRDVVREYLTKIPVPKWRR, from the coding sequence ATGAGCCTTAAGGAGGCCGTAGACGAAATAGCGAGGTATTATATAGGCGATAGGGCCGTCGTGGAGAGGGTCATGGCGGCCCTTATAGCGGGCGGCCACGTCCTCATCGAGGACGTGCCGGGCGTGGGCAAGACGCTTTTGGCTAAACTGTTCAGTAGGGTCCTCGGCCTCTCGTTTAGGCGTATACAATTCACGCCGGACCTCCTGCCCAGCGACATAATAGGGACTAAGGTGTGGCGTAGGGAGAGGGAAGAGTTCGAGACGGTCAAAGGCCCCATATTCGCCAACGTCATCCTTGCGGACGAGATAAATAGGGCTCCCCCCAAGACGCAGGCGGCGCTCCTGGAGGCCATGCAAGAGATGCAAGTGACGATAGAGGGGGAGACCTATAAGTTGGACAGGCCCTTCCTCGTGTTGGCCACACAGAACCCCATAGAGCTCGAGGGGACTTATCCCCTCCCGGAGGCCCAGCTGGATAGATTCATGTTGAGGGTGTCTTTGGGCTATCCCGACGACAAGAGGTTGCTCAAAGAGAGGATGGCTTGGCGCCTTGACGACCCCAGCGAGCTGGCCCGCCCCGTCCTCAATAAGGAGGGCGTGCTGGCCGCCATGTCTGCAGTAGAGGAGGTAGAAGTCGTAGACGAGGTGCTTGACTATATCTCCCAATTTGCGTCCATAAGGGCAGACAGAAGGGTCATGGCGGGGCCTTCGCCGAGGGCCCTCTTGTCTCTGCTTAAGGCCGCGCGCGCATATGCGTTGATACAGGGGAGGAAATATGTAATTCCCGACGACGTCAAGACGTTGGCTGTCGACGTATTGGCCCATAGGGTCTACTTAAAGCCGGAGTATAGGCTGGAGGGCGTCGATCCGCGGGACGTAGTGAGGGAATACCTAACTAAGATACCCGTGCCCAAATGGAGGAGATAG
- a CDS encoding cytochrome c biogenesis protein CcdA yields the protein MRSIVFALLFSALALAGSMTQLGGLNFYEASSLQDLNAYLASHQGPVFLFIHEEGCPACEYMISQVFTNSTVASVLSRYNLVAIDITYVSVSSVPVYLNGSVFLVENGQAGYSQPYYGPYSVPIVGTPTTLVGYDVGGKFYLKGLLLGGLPPQGLLEFLSLSMSGTPPVAPQRAQQGSNSAGGDPLFALPMAFAVGAASVFSPCVLPLLTVGAVATAARRSPARVLGGMALSFSVLGAAISALGQAASGFKAALTGVGGLVLLALGLILVVPSLERRFVLSMSGLQTKASKAARGAGDFALGLSLGAVWTPCIAPFMGLAAVSALISGNFLEGFAIMLAYAAGLAAAIYAILKVVAKWGKKAAVRSMGLSKWGRRLELIVGAVSIVLGVLLVGEALGLGTWSLVFGKLQSLL from the coding sequence ATGCGGTCAATAGTGTTCGCGTTGTTGTTCTCAGCCTTGGCGCTGGCCGGCTCGATGACGCAGTTGGGAGGGCTGAACTTCTACGAGGCGTCGAGCCTACAGGACCTCAACGCCTATTTGGCTTCACACCAAGGCCCCGTGTTCCTCTTCATACACGAAGAGGGCTGTCCGGCCTGCGAATACATGATATCTCAAGTCTTCACTAACTCCACGGTGGCCTCCGTCCTGTCTCGATACAATTTGGTGGCTATAGACATTACATATGTCAGCGTGAGCTCCGTGCCGGTCTACCTCAACGGGTCGGTCTTCCTGGTGGAGAACGGCCAGGCGGGCTACTCCCAGCCGTACTACGGCCCCTATTCGGTCCCCATAGTGGGGACCCCCACCACATTAGTGGGATACGACGTTGGGGGCAAGTTCTACCTCAAGGGCCTCCTGTTGGGCGGACTGCCCCCGCAGGGCCTCTTGGAGTTCCTGAGCCTTTCTATGTCCGGCACGCCTCCCGTTGCCCCGCAACGTGCCCAGCAGGGCTCAAACAGCGCGGGGGGCGATCCCCTATTTGCGTTGCCGATGGCCTTCGCCGTGGGCGCCGCCAGCGTCTTCTCCCCTTGCGTCCTCCCCCTACTGACCGTGGGGGCGGTCGCGACGGCGGCTAGGCGGAGTCCGGCTAGAGTCTTGGGCGGCATGGCCCTATCCTTCAGCGTCCTTGGCGCGGCCATATCGGCCTTGGGGCAGGCCGCGTCGGGCTTCAAGGCCGCCTTGACGGGCGTCGGCGGTCTCGTTCTGTTGGCGCTCGGCCTGATATTGGTGGTGCCCTCCCTAGAGCGCCGCTTCGTGCTCTCTATGTCCGGCCTTCAGACCAAGGCGTCTAAGGCCGCCAGAGGCGCTGGTGACTTCGCGTTGGGCCTTTCGCTCGGGGCGGTGTGGACGCCCTGTATAGCGCCCTTTATGGGCCTCGCGGCGGTCTCGGCGCTCATATCGGGCAACTTCCTGGAGGGCTTCGCCATAATGCTCGCCTACGCCGCAGGTCTCGCCGCGGCGATCTACGCCATCTTGAAGGTCGTGGCCAAATGGGGCAAAAAGGCCGCGGTTAGGTCTATGGGTCTCAGCAAGTGGGGCAGGCGGCTGGAGCTGATCGTGGGGGCGGTCTCCATAGTCCTAGGCGTCCTGCTTGTAGGCGAGGCCTTGGGCCTCGGCACCTGGAGCCTAGTATTCGGCAAGTTGCAGAGCCTCCTCTAG
- a CDS encoding WD40 repeat domain-containing protein, which produces MKKSILLLLLIFGIVAVHAYILGTESLDVVYQATQGSVNILAENGATVWSNPAYYPLIATNAYGGCLAVADRPYIYQVYVNSTLVSALLQSIIAGTAPPTTGRSYIAVALAKYSIVSLFTPYGYMEWSYGLNNTNITAIATNCVNIAVGTVGGRVLVLGEKGIEATYYVGSPVTYLAYSRDGGTIYVGTSSGSVYQISGGSLSSLTTTKGAVLYIGVNPGAQPYVVSFYKDTLPHIYIWPLGVDLTPSAITEYGTNTPALAAAVSQDGSTLAVGIYDVLYVFRGGSLWYTALLPSAPTAIAVSGNGSIVAVGTLGGQVVVYWNGKRAAEWDAGAPVTSIATSWDGLTVAVETWTAVKFQRLAIGVVKIVDPVATIEISGPEPCINETIDVLSGGTRFTYNVANTSQVLLPVGTVSIIPEYRYLTDYSRCAPLNNVSLTITGNLQQPIVLYYQLQYRVTISPPGLVSGPNWASGTTVYAAQPNVKVLMFGGPAGAGNTADMTLDHWMVNGTTINIPAPSIAVNINGPTSIVAVYKLSAPAVVQINSTARWALKYLTAYDQFGNPVASGPSPYVTTYPITTTAYYVMQYLVATKWPAAVNGSQSLWADQGSYVVFTAPSLYYFKNATRLYFEGWSNGESGNFTAQVEGPMEVDPIYAVQYLVTVKPPGAVNGQSSVWLTRGSTAALNIQPVLNSSGSVRTAFAAWVINGGPGPSSPDARITVNSPMNITYSVKTQYLVSFQSRYGTPAIQQTWADAGSALTVTVTPTQVWAPPPLLYDFKGWQAPDGQVFNSPTVVVTAPGVYTAVWSLNVIPLVAIAAGAGGVAAYFIIRRRRAAAEVEVGAT; this is translated from the coding sequence ATGAAAAAATCGATACTGTTATTGCTGTTGATATTCGGAATTGTGGCGGTCCACGCATATATATTGGGCACGGAGAGCCTCGACGTAGTCTATCAAGCAACGCAGGGGAGCGTCAACATACTTGCAGAAAACGGCGCCACCGTTTGGAGCAATCCGGCCTACTACCCGCTCATAGCGACCAACGCATATGGAGGTTGCCTCGCCGTGGCCGACAGGCCCTACATATATCAAGTGTATGTCAACTCCACTCTAGTTTCGGCACTTCTCCAGTCCATAATAGCAGGCACCGCCCCTCCCACTACGGGTAGGTCGTATATAGCTGTGGCGCTAGCAAAATACTCCATAGTCTCGTTATTCACGCCTTATGGATATATGGAGTGGTCCTACGGGCTGAATAACACCAACATAACGGCGATAGCCACAAACTGTGTCAATATAGCAGTGGGCACTGTCGGAGGCAGAGTGTTAGTTCTAGGCGAGAAGGGCATAGAAGCGACGTATTACGTCGGGTCTCCTGTAACCTATCTGGCATATAGCAGAGATGGAGGGACAATCTACGTGGGGACCTCCAGCGGATCTGTCTATCAGATCTCGGGCGGGTCTCTGAGCTCGTTGACCACCACGAAGGGCGCGGTGTTGTATATCGGCGTAAATCCTGGCGCCCAGCCCTACGTGGTCTCGTTCTACAAGGACACCTTGCCTCACATCTACATCTGGCCCCTAGGCGTTGATTTGACTCCAAGCGCCATAACCGAATATGGAACTAACACGCCGGCGCTCGCCGCCGCGGTGAGTCAAGACGGCTCTACTCTAGCCGTCGGCATCTACGACGTGCTATATGTATTTAGAGGGGGCTCCCTCTGGTACACCGCCTTGTTGCCCTCGGCGCCTACAGCCATTGCGGTCTCTGGCAACGGCTCTATAGTGGCCGTGGGCACTCTGGGAGGCCAGGTGGTCGTCTACTGGAACGGGAAGAGGGCGGCCGAATGGGACGCAGGGGCGCCGGTGACCAGCATCGCTACCTCTTGGGACGGCCTGACGGTGGCCGTAGAGACATGGACCGCCGTTAAATTCCAAAGGCTGGCCATAGGCGTAGTCAAAATAGTGGATCCAGTCGCCACTATCGAGATATCGGGCCCCGAGCCCTGCATCAACGAGACTATAGACGTGCTGTCGGGAGGCACGAGGTTTACGTACAACGTGGCCAACACCTCGCAGGTATTGCTCCCAGTGGGGACGGTCTCGATAATTCCGGAGTATAGATATCTGACCGACTATTCTAGATGCGCTCCGCTCAACAACGTCTCGTTGACGATAACTGGCAACCTACAACAGCCGATAGTGTTATACTATCAGCTACAATATAGAGTCACCATAAGTCCCCCTGGCCTCGTCAGCGGCCCCAACTGGGCCTCCGGCACTACGGTCTATGCGGCCCAGCCCAACGTCAAGGTCTTAATGTTCGGAGGGCCCGCCGGCGCGGGCAATACGGCAGACATGACGCTAGATCACTGGATGGTAAACGGCACTACCATCAATATACCCGCGCCGTCTATAGCCGTCAACATAAACGGCCCCACCTCCATAGTGGCCGTGTACAAGTTGAGCGCCCCCGCGGTGGTCCAAATAAACTCCACAGCGAGGTGGGCCCTTAAATATCTAACCGCATACGACCAATTCGGGAACCCTGTGGCGTCGGGGCCCTCGCCGTATGTGACCACATACCCCATCACTACTACCGCGTATTATGTCATGCAGTATTTAGTCGCCACGAAGTGGCCCGCCGCGGTCAACGGCTCGCAGTCGCTATGGGCCGATCAGGGCTCCTACGTGGTATTCACGGCGCCATCGCTGTACTACTTCAAAAATGCCACTAGGCTATACTTCGAGGGCTGGAGCAACGGCGAGAGCGGCAACTTCACGGCGCAAGTAGAAGGCCCCATGGAGGTAGACCCCATATACGCCGTCCAGTACCTAGTGACCGTGAAGCCGCCCGGCGCCGTCAACGGCCAGAGCTCCGTCTGGCTCACTAGAGGCTCTACCGCCGCTCTCAACATACAGCCGGTGTTGAACTCATCTGGGAGCGTCAGAACGGCCTTCGCCGCCTGGGTAATAAACGGAGGCCCCGGCCCCTCGTCGCCAGATGCGCGGATAACCGTCAACTCGCCCATGAATATAACCTACTCCGTAAAGACGCAATATTTAGTTTCGTTCCAGAGCAGATACGGGACACCTGCTATACAACAGACGTGGGCCGACGCCGGCTCGGCCCTCACGGTTACAGTCACGCCTACTCAAGTCTGGGCCCCGCCGCCCCTCCTCTACGACTTTAAGGGCTGGCAAGCGCCGGACGGACAGGTATTTAACTCGCCGACGGTGGTGGTGACGGCGCCTGGAGTCTACACGGCTGTATGGAGCCTAAATGTAATACCACTAGTCGCCATAGCGGCTGGAGCTGGCGGCGTCGCCGCGTATTTCATCATTAGGCGCCGCCGCGCGGCGGCCGAAGTGGAAGTCGGAGCCACCTAA
- a CDS encoding 50S ribosomal protein L6, with protein MRVPYAREELEIPQGVTVNVEKTGLFDYKVTVKGPLGSVEKAFRNVPVSISVSEGKVVLEVFEARKKEYAILGAIKGALQNAFLGVTRGWRYKLKIIYTHFPMLVKVQGNQLSIENFLGRKSKIVLEVPKGVKVQLQGKEDIVVEGIDRDLVSQFAANIERSVELHGDEKPAPHGREGGLGVVDGIYVYGVEHVK; from the coding sequence GTGCGCGTCCCCTATGCTAGAGAGGAGCTGGAAATACCGCAGGGAGTTACTGTCAACGTCGAGAAGACGGGGCTTTTCGACTATAAGGTGACCGTAAAGGGGCCTTTGGGCTCTGTGGAGAAGGCCTTCAGGAACGTCCCGGTCTCGATCTCCGTCTCGGAGGGGAAGGTCGTCCTCGAGGTCTTCGAGGCTAGGAAGAAGGAATATGCCATATTGGGCGCCATAAAGGGCGCACTACAGAACGCGTTTCTCGGCGTGACGAGGGGCTGGAGGTACAAATTGAAGATAATATATACCCACTTCCCCATGTTGGTCAAGGTCCAGGGGAACCAGCTATCCATAGAGAACTTCTTGGGCAGGAAGTCCAAAATCGTGTTGGAGGTGCCCAAGGGCGTCAAGGTGCAGTTGCAGGGCAAGGAGGACATTGTGGTGGAGGGGATAGACCGCGATTTGGTCAGCCAATTCGCGGCGAATATAGAGAGGTCCGTAGAGCTCCACGGCGACGAGAAGCCGGCTCCCCACGGCCGCGAGGGCGGCTTGGGCGTGGTGGACGGGATATATGTCTACGGAGTCGAACACGTCAAGTGA
- a CDS encoding class I SAM-dependent methyltransferase, with translation MDWAVRARDAYRAIYRAYEESRRRPLPTADLADLGRRALDLGSGRGAQPAYFDWEYPYTVHCDLAPELVPQGSEAVLCEATALPFRDGAFDVVHAVAVYHHIPPEGLRKALDEGLRVGRRLVATVWILPRGRGSGAPMQIPWRWKAEAVRIYYDYSLQDLIGAVISASGEVLSAGYMRRGRHLNAYVLAKRINK, from the coding sequence GTGGACTGGGCCGTGAGGGCGCGCGACGCCTATAGGGCCATATATAGGGCCTATGAGGAGTCTAGGAGGAGGCCCCTCCCCACTGCCGACCTCGCTGATTTGGGCAGAAGGGCTTTGGATCTAGGCTCGGGCAGAGGCGCCCAACCGGCCTATTTCGACTGGGAGTACCCATACACCGTACATTGCGACTTGGCGCCAGAGCTGGTGCCGCAGGGCTCCGAGGCTGTTTTGTGTGAGGCGACTGCCCTGCCCTTTAGGGACGGCGCCTTCGACGTAGTTCACGCAGTGGCAGTATATCACCATATCCCTCCTGAGGGGTTGAGGAAGGCCCTCGACGAGGGGCTAAGAGTGGGGCGTAGGCTAGTTGCGACGGTCTGGATATTGCCGCGGGGGCGGGGGTCGGGCGCCCCCATGCAGATCCCGTGGAGGTGGAAGGCCGAGGCGGTCCGGATATATTACGACTATTCCCTCCAAGACCTCATAGGCGCGGTGATTTCGGCCAGCGGCGAGGTGTTGAGCGCCGGCTATATGAGGAGGGGGAGACATCTCAATGCCTACGTGCTGGCTAAGAGGATTAATAAATAG
- a CDS encoding tRNA uridine(34) 5-carboxymethylaminomethyl modification radical SAM/GNAT enzyme Elp3 codes for MELPAVKKPVRAASGVHVVAVMTGPMPCPGQCVFCPSARGVPKSYMPDSPAVLRATRARYDPYRQVVVRISNYLSGGHTPSKIEVIVMGGTFTALPRQYQYWFVGNIFKALNDYPHWTSASPLVDIETEHKRNESAQLRLVALTVETRPDYLEERHIDDLLAMGVTRVEMGVQSIYDDVLSLVKRGHGVKEVVEATARLKDAAYKVCYHLMPGLPGSDPDRDLEMFERVFSDPAFMPDCVKIYPTFVVPGTELYEWWKAGRYRTYDEDTWRWLLAKIYSLVPRWVRVMRLGRDIPLHHVVEGPRWGNMREIVLDEMKRLGLKCDEIRCREVGIKMVHGEPVDEALGYKKHVYEASGGLEYFIEAVGNDDTLYGILRLRMPARPWRPEIDSKTALIREIHVYGPEVPVGARGPWPQHRGIGKRLMEIAEEVALENSARRIVVIAGVGARPYFAKLGYGRCGPYMCKNLG; via the coding sequence GTGGAGCTTCCTGCAGTAAAGAAGCCCGTTAGGGCCGCCAGCGGGGTCCACGTAGTTGCGGTCATGACCGGCCCCATGCCGTGCCCTGGGCAGTGTGTGTTCTGCCCCTCCGCGCGGGGGGTCCCCAAGTCCTACATGCCGGACTCCCCAGCCGTCTTGAGGGCTACGAGGGCGCGATATGACCCCTACAGGCAGGTGGTTGTTAGGATCTCCAACTACCTGTCGGGCGGCCATACGCCTAGCAAAATAGAGGTGATAGTAATGGGCGGGACCTTTACGGCGTTGCCGAGACAGTACCAGTATTGGTTTGTCGGCAATATCTTCAAGGCTCTGAACGACTACCCCCATTGGACTTCGGCGTCACCTCTAGTCGATATAGAGACTGAACACAAGAGGAACGAGAGCGCGCAGTTAAGGCTAGTGGCTCTGACTGTAGAGACCAGGCCGGACTACTTGGAGGAGCGCCACATAGACGATCTGTTGGCCATGGGGGTCACTAGAGTAGAAATGGGGGTCCAGTCCATATACGACGACGTCTTGTCTTTAGTCAAGAGGGGACACGGCGTTAAGGAGGTCGTGGAGGCCACGGCGAGGCTAAAGGACGCCGCATATAAGGTCTGTTACCACCTCATGCCGGGCCTCCCCGGAAGCGACCCGGATAGGGATTTGGAGATGTTCGAGAGGGTCTTCAGCGATCCGGCCTTCATGCCCGACTGCGTCAAGATATATCCTACGTTCGTGGTGCCGGGGACAGAGCTCTACGAGTGGTGGAAGGCGGGCAGATATAGGACATACGACGAGGATACTTGGCGTTGGCTCCTCGCTAAGATATACTCCCTAGTCCCCCGCTGGGTTAGAGTCATGAGGCTGGGGAGGGACATACCGCTCCACCACGTCGTGGAGGGCCCCCGTTGGGGCAACATGAGGGAGATTGTGCTGGATGAGATGAAGAGGCTGGGGCTTAAATGCGACGAGATTAGATGTCGGGAGGTAGGCATCAAGATGGTGCACGGAGAGCCTGTAGACGAGGCGTTGGGCTACAAGAAACACGTATATGAGGCGAGCGGGGGCCTTGAGTACTTCATCGAGGCGGTAGGCAACGACGATACGCTTTACGGCATATTAAGGCTCAGAATGCCCGCAAGGCCTTGGAGGCCTGAGATAGATAGCAAAACCGCCCTAATTAGAGAGATACATGTATACGGCCCCGAGGTGCCCGTAGGCGCCAGGGGGCCTTGGCCCCAACATAGAGGAATAGGGAAGAGGCTTATGGAGATCGCAGAGGAGGTCGCATTGGAAAATTCGGCTAGGCGTATCGTGGTTATAGCGGGTGTAGGGGCCAGGCCCTACTTCGCCAAGTTGGGCTACGGGAGGTGCGGTCCCTATATGTGTAAAAATTTGGGTTAG
- a CDS encoding class II fumarate hydratase, which translates to MDYTDRARRLFLETGTKFPRRVIWAMGLLKYAYAKANYGLGLIDAKRAAAIMEAARKVAEGTLDREISVDVFQTGSGTGLNMNLNEVIAAEASRLAGVQVHPNDHVNMGQSSNDVVPSAIRIAAYFEAKEGVLKGLDGIIEALREKEVEHRDVVKAGRTHLRDALPVTLGQELGAYADAFEHDRKYLLDVLEYVKELPLGGTAVGTGANAPKELGLKVIEEINAETGADFKRANPFRAMRLLTDLLLLSSIFRNIAIELYRLGQDLRLMFSGPFTGIGEIELPTQEEVPGSSIMPGKTNPVTVEAVMLAAVQIAGLDQANAVASALGEFELSMGIPLMGFNIVGQAQLLSEALKKFTEYAVRGLKPHVEKMRNYAENSPALITALAPVVGYEKATELAKKISKGTSIKKALEELGLNPEELVERLAGLRSGG; encoded by the coding sequence ATGGACTACACAGATAGGGCGAGGCGGCTGTTTTTAGAGACAGGCACCAAATTCCCCAGGAGGGTCATATGGGCCATGGGGCTGTTGAAATACGCATACGCCAAAGCCAATTACGGATTGGGCCTGATCGACGCCAAGAGGGCCGCGGCGATTATGGAGGCGGCGCGTAAAGTCGCCGAGGGGACTTTAGATAGGGAGATCTCTGTCGACGTGTTCCAAACCGGGTCCGGCACAGGGCTCAATATGAACCTCAATGAGGTGATCGCAGCAGAGGCGTCCCGACTGGCCGGAGTCCAGGTACACCCAAACGACCACGTCAATATGGGCCAGTCCTCAAACGACGTGGTCCCCTCGGCCATAAGGATCGCCGCGTACTTCGAGGCCAAAGAGGGCGTCCTCAAGGGCCTAGATGGGATTATAGAGGCCCTTAGAGAAAAAGAGGTAGAGCATAGGGACGTCGTCAAGGCCGGGAGGACCCATTTGAGAGACGCGCTCCCCGTCACGTTAGGCCAGGAGCTCGGCGCCTATGCAGACGCCTTTGAGCACGACCGCAAATACCTACTCGACGTATTGGAGTACGTCAAGGAGTTGCCTCTAGGCGGCACCGCGGTGGGGACCGGAGCAAATGCCCCAAAGGAGCTGGGCCTAAAGGTAATAGAGGAGATAAACGCGGAGACAGGCGCCGACTTCAAGAGGGCCAACCCCTTTAGGGCCATGAGGCTTCTGACAGACCTCCTCCTATTGTCGTCGATATTCCGCAATATAGCGATAGAGCTCTACAGGCTGGGCCAAGACCTCCGCCTGATGTTCTCAGGGCCCTTTACGGGCATCGGCGAGATCGAACTGCCGACACAAGAGGAAGTGCCCGGCAGCTCCATAATGCCCGGCAAGACTAACCCGGTCACGGTAGAAGCCGTGATGCTGGCGGCAGTCCAAATAGCGGGATTAGACCAAGCCAACGCCGTAGCCTCCGCCCTAGGCGAATTCGAGTTGTCGATGGGGATACCGCTGATGGGCTTCAATATAGTCGGCCAGGCCCAACTGCTCTCAGAAGCCCTCAAGAAGTTTACAGAATATGCTGTGAGAGGCCTCAAGCCGCACGTGGAGAAAATGAGGAACTACGCCGAGAACTCGCCGGCCTTAATTACAGCATTGGCGCCAGTGGTGGGATACGAAAAGGCGACAGAGCTCGCCAAAAAGATCTCCAAAGGCACCTCGATCAAAAAGGCACTTGAAGAACTCGGGCTCAACCCAGAGGAGCTAGTAGAAAGGCTAGCGGGCCTACGGAGCGGCGGATAG